In Brachypodium distachyon strain Bd21 chromosome 2, Brachypodium_distachyon_v3.0, whole genome shotgun sequence, one genomic interval encodes:
- the LOC100830111 gene encoding endochitinase A — protein sequence MESLSLIDVSAEDDFFLDLASPPPLPDPSPRPRAAAGLSLAGADSDQPAAGSPAAGRVMDPSGATEQVPEPTGSPKIRKAKSGVNLRKSLAWDSAFFTSEGVLDTEELGIVNSTFRKAQVSRLLPGIAEELRRSAESTTSTLESESFVLESVETELFDNVRASIQRTLGKTDKASGVAAASTKIPKATAKAPPAAARKGAERIPQTKIRPPVSSSNSSVGSKQRPQITLKEPTAGRGALPGAAETKPSSRPPRALPRVATMRAPANTAATSGNSEKRSSTGGVANRQAPGKSANASASMQSRPAAGTKASSTSKSVAFSSAAVPPSQSNPMGSMPGVKTKSPTQISKNRTAQRIPVRSSAKSDVSKVNPTRLSRNRIPTRSHGELVSPIISPSSSVDSMSSVISGASTASTIGKASYTSESFSTRSSSLSPSIRKSNECPPMTKLRPPTVSEGQSSGTSCDSPKCNKDMTTQGNGFKPSGLRRPTPKIGYFDAEKSIDRAGGVRVQGQPKNVQFSPSVTPNPRISSTQRTSPASLTFDQHEPKSMGAASSQTKALPSLPCGVEQIEIAPSKLMEHEASQAKTLPSLALGVAQTEVEASKVMEHEASRTKASLSLPLGVAYAEASKVMEHEAYQTKASPSMLLRAAQTEVKPAKEYEASQTESLPALPLRTAQTEVEQSKVAEHEGSMHGTSPVVTVDIAKESIPALHHNIQNNGDANPSTVELSLSSFDQQESEPMVAPHEESRPSHNKSSPLLPLGVAQMEVEPSEVIEHEACMPQTCPVVTGLDTAKENIPALHQNIQLSGDLSPLKENILVSHQNIQAKGDMTPVTLLTQKMSSISLGAANTTPLALLDKKRSSVSVVEASPLTLLTQKLSSISLGDATDQLS from the exons atgGAGTCGCTCTCGCTCATCGACGTCTCCGCCGAGGACGACTTCTTCCTCGACCTCGCCTCCCCGCCCCCGCTCCCCGACCCCTCGCcgcgcccccgcgccgccgcag gGTTATCTCTGGCGGGCGCCGATTCGGATCAGCCTGCTGCCGGttctccggcggcggggcgagtGATGGATCCGAGCGGGGCGACGGAGCAAGTTCCGGAGCCGACAGGGTCCCCGAAGATAAGGAAGGCCAAGAGTGGCGTTAACCTCCGCAAGAGCTTGGCCTGGGACAGCGCCTTCTTCACCAGCGAAG GTGTTCTGGATACAGAGGAACTGGGCATTGTGAACAGCACTTTCCGCAAGGCGCAGGTTTCTAGGCTGCTGCCTGGGATCGCGGAGGAATTGAGGAGGTCAGCAGAGTCCACAACCTCCACGCTGGAAAGCGAAAGCTTTGTGCTGGAAAGCGTTGAGACCGAGCTGTTTGACAATGTGCGTGCTTCGATTCAGAGAACACTTGGCAAAACTGACAAAGCTTCAggtgttgctgctgctagcACAAAAATTCCTAAGGCCACAGCAAAGGCACCCCCTGCTGCAG CAAGAAAGGGGGCTGAACGGATACCTCAGACCAAG ATAAGGCCTCCTGTTTCATCAAGCAACAGTAGCGTTGGAAGTAAACAAAGGCCCCAAATCACCCTGAAAGAGCCTACAGCTGGAAGAGGG GCTCTGCCGGGAGCTGCAGAAACAAAACCGTCCTCAAGACCTCCTAGGGCTCTGCCAAGAGTTGCGACAATGAGAGCACCAGCTAACACAGCTGCCACTTCTGGgaattcagaaaaaagaagcagcaCTG GAGGCGTGGCCAACAGACAGGCACCTGGTAAATCTGCTAATGCTTCAGCTAGCATGCAGTCTCGGCCTGCTGCAGGGACAAAGGCGAGTTCGACCTCAAAGTCAGTTGCTTTCTCATCAGCTGCAGTTCCTCCCTCACAAAGTAATCCCATGGGTAGTATGCCGGGTGTGAAGACCAAATCACCAACCCAAATCAGCAAAAATAGAACTGCTCAGAGGATTCCTGTTCGCTCATCAGCAAAATCTGATGTCAGCAAGGTTAACCCAACAAGATTATCAAGAAATAGGATTCCAACAAGGAGTCATGGTGAGCTTGTATCGCCAATCATTTCACCTAGCAGCTCTGTGGACAGCATGAGTTCTGTGATTTCTGGGGCGTCAACAGCATCCACTATAGGGAAAGCAAGCTATACATCTGAGAGCTTTAGTACAAGGTCATCTTCATTATCACCTTCCATCAGAAAGAGCAATGAGTGTCCTCCAATGACAAAACTGAGGCCTCCTACTGTCTCAGAGGGTCAGTCTTCAGGAACATCTTGTGATAGTCCAAAATGTAATAAAGACATGACCACCCAAGGAAATGGTTTTAAGCCATCTGGTTTACGGAGGCCCACACCCAAGATTGGGTATTTTGATGCT GAGAAATCCATTGACAGAGCTGGTGGTGTACGGGTGCAAGGGCAACCAAAGAATGTCCAGTTTTCACCGTCTGTTACACCAAATCCTCGGATTTCTTCCACTCAGAGGACAAGCCCTGCATCTTTGACCTTTGATCAGCACGAACCAAAATCAATGGGAGCAGCATCTTCCCAAACAAAGGCATTACCTTCATTGCCCTGCGGAGTTGAACAAATTGAAATAGCACCATCAAAGTTGATGGAGCATGAAGCTTCTCAAGCTAAGACATTGCCTTCACTGGCTCTCGGAGTTGCACAAACTGAAGTAGAAGCATCGAAGGTGATGGAACATGAAGCTTCTCGGACTAAGGCATCACTTTCACTACCTCTCGGAGTTGCATATGCTGAAGCATCAAAGGTGATGGAGCATGAAGCTTATCAAACAAAGGCATCACCTTCAATGCTTCTCAGAGCTGCACAAACTGAAGTGAAACCAGCAAAGGAGTATGAAGCTTCTCAAACTGAGTCATTGCCAGCACTGCCTCTCAGAACTGCACAAACTGAAGTAGAACAATCAAAGGTAGCAGAGCATGAAGGAAGCATGCACGGGACCAGTCCAGTGGTCACCGTGGACATTGCAAAGGAGAGCATTCCAGCTTTGCACCATAATATCCAGAATAATGGTGATGCAAATCCATCAACAGTTGAGCTGTCACTGTCTAGCTTTGATCAGCAAGAATCAGAACCTATGGTGGCACCTCATGAGGAAAGCCGTCCTTCTCACAATAAGTCATCACCTTTGCTGCCTCTTGGAGTTGCACAAATGGAAGTAGAACCATCGGAGGTGATTGAACATGAAGCTTGCATGCCCCAGACCTGCCCAGTCGTCACAGGCTTGGATACTGCAAAAGAGAATATTCCGGCCCTTCATCAGAACATCCAGCTTAGTGGTGATCTGAGTCCATTAAAGGAAAACATCCTTGTTTCACATCAGAATATCCAAGCAAAAGGGGATATGACTCCAGTTACTCTTTTGACCCAGAAGATGTCCTCCATTTCTCTTGGGGCGGCTAATACGACTCCATTGGCTCTGTTGGACAAGAAGCGGTCCTCCGTTTCTGTTGTGGAGGCGAGTCCATTGACTCTGTTGACCCAGAAGCTGTCCTCCATTTCTCTTGGGGATGCCACTGACCAGCTGTCTTGA
- the LOC100846497 gene encoding probable sugar phosphate/phosphate translocator At3g11320 codes for MGQQQQQKGEEEAEGRSLLPTSTAGAGATSSSPATAGRRRLRTAALVGAWYASNIGVLLLNKYLLSVYGFRFPVFLTACHMSACAVFSYVFSISSSSSRTPAAMVSRGQAARVALLGAVFCGSVVAGNVSLRHIPVSFNQAVGATTPFFTAVVAYAVAKRREAKATYAALVPVVAGVVIATGGEPSFHLFGFVMCVGATAGRALKTVLQGILLSSEEEKLNSMDLLRYMAPVAVVLLVPATLVMEPNAVGAAVALAQEDPSFLWMLLFNSSLAYLVNLTNFLVTKHTSPLTLQVLGNAKGAVAVVVSILIFRNPVTVVGMLGYGVTIAGVVLYGEAKKRSK; via the exons atggggcagcagcagcagcagaaaggagaagaagaagcagaaggccgcagcctcctcccgacctccaccgccggcgccggcgccacgtcgtcttccccggcgacggcggggaggcggcggctccggacggcggcgctggtggGGGCGTGGTACGCGTCCAACATCGGGGTGCTGCTGCTCAACAAGTACCTCCTCTCCGTCTACGGCTTCCGCTTCCCGGTCTTCCTCACCGCCTGCCACATGTCCGCCTGCGCCGTCTTCTCCTACgtcttctccatctcctcgtcttcgtctcGGACTCCGGCGGCGATGGTGTCGCGGGGGCAGGCGGCGAGGGTGGCGCTGCTGGGCGCCGTGTTCTGCGGCTCCGTGGTGGCCGGCAACGTCTCGCTCAGGCACATCCCGGTCTCCTTCAACCAGGCCGTCGGCGCCACCACGCCCTTCTTCACGGCCGTCGTCGCCTACGCTGTCGCCAAGCGCCGCGAGGCCAAGGCCACCTACGCCGCTCTCGTgcccgtcgtcgccggcgtcgtcaTCGCCACCGGG GGTGAGCCGAGCTTCCATCTGTTCGGCTTCGTCATGTGCGTTGGCGCCACGGCGGGGAGGGCGCTCAAGACCGTGCTGCAGGGGATCCTCCTCTCCTCAGAAGA GGAGAAGCTCAACTCCATGGACCTGCTCCGGTACATGGCGCCGGTGGCCGTCGTTCTGCTGGTGCCGGCGACGCTGGTCATGGAGCCCAACGcggtcggcgccgccgtggcgctTGCCCAGGaggaccccagcttcctctGGATGCTGCTCTTCAACTCATCGCTGGCTTACTTGGTCAACCTCACCAACTTCTTGGTCACCAAGCACACCAGCCCACTTACTCTTCAG GTCCTTGGGAACGCTAAAGGTGCGGTTGCCGTGGTGGTCTCCATCCTGATATTCAGAAACCCGGTGACCGTCGTCGGGATGCTAGGTTACGGCGTGACCATTGCGGGGGTTGTGCTGTATGGCGAGGCCAAGAAGAGGAGCAAGTAA
- the LOC100820997 gene encoding 12S seed storage globulin 2-like, with translation MAQLFPWDSPWQSPRQGGFRECNFDKLQAVEPVRQVRSEAGLIEYFDEQNEQFRCTGVFVIRDCCQASGPLVTSIPQHTWLSLHRPRWWFSRAHFARVPRDFRVAIPTIWTNPIFPGSKPKPKAKAKFGDAYQRVQRFTQGDVIALPSGVAHWFYNDGDVPIVAVYVFDINSNANQLEPKQKEFLLAGNYNGVLQSGQNILNGFNVQLLSQAFGIREQTTRRIQSLNRERGEIIRVELGLQFLKPVDTQQQRQQQQSFQPIQHPKGQSGPYRIGQTSGGSHNGLEENFCSLEPRLNIEDPSRVDTYNPHSGSITHLNGQNFPILNLVQMSATRVNLYQNAILSPFWNINAHSVVYMIQGHALVQVVNNQGRTVFNGPLRRGQLLIIPQNYVVLKKAEREGFQYIAFKTNANSMVSSIAGKNSILHALPVDVITNAYHISIQEAQNLKNNRGEEIGAFRPKFAQSIIQSHV, from the exons ATGGCTCAACTGTTTCCATGGGACTCCCCATGGCAAAGCCCTCGGCAAGGTGGTTTTAGAGAGTGCAATTTTGATAAGCTGCAAGCAGTTGAACCAGTTCGACAGGTGAGGTCAGAAGCTGGACTAATTGAGTATTTTGATGAGCAGAACGAGCAGTTCCGTTGTACCGGCGTATTTGTCATACGCGACTGTTGTCAAGCCTCGGGGCCTCTTGTTACCTCGATACCACAACACACCTGGCTTAGTCTACATCGTCCAAG GTGGTGGTTTTCTCGGGCTCACTTTGCCAGGGTGCCCAGAGACTTTCGAGTAGCAATTCCAACAATTTGGACAAACCCAATCTTCCCAGGGTCAAAGCCAAAGCCAAAAGCCAAAGCCAAGTTTGGAGATGCGTACCAGAGAGTCCAACGATTTACACAAGGAGATGTGATTGCACTACCATCTGGTGTTGCACATTGGTTCTACAACGATGGTGATGTGCCGATTGTAGCTGTCTATGTTTTTGACATAAATAGCAATGCTAATCAGCTTGAACCGAAGCAAAAA GAGTTTTTATTGGCTGGTAACTACAATGGAGTGCTACAGTCTGGACAAAACATATTAAATGGTTTCAATGTCCAATTGCTTAGCCAGGCCTTTGGTATTAGGGAACAAACAACACGAAGAATTCAGAGTCTAAATAGAGAAAGAGGCGAAATAATTCGCGTGGAGCTTGGCCTTCAATTTTTGAAGCCCGTTGATACCCAACAACaaaggcaacaacaacaatccTTCCAACCAATCCAACATCCCAAAGGACAATCAGGTCCATATCGGATAGGACAAACATCGGGCGGTAGTCACAACGGTTTGGAGGAGAATTTTTGTTCATTGGAGCCAAGGCTAAACATCGAAGATCCCAGCCGTGTTGACACATACAATCCACATTCTGGTAGTATAACCCACCTCAATGGTCAGAATTTTCCAATCCTTAACCTTGTGCAAATGAGTGCCACCAGAGTAAATCTCTACCAG AATGCCATTCTTTCACCATTCTGGAACATTAATGCTCATAGTGTGGTGTACATGATCCAAGGACATGCCTTGGTTCAGGTTGTTAACAACCAAGGTCGCACTGTGTTCAATGGCCCTCTTCGTCGAGGACAACTGCTAATTATACCACAAAACTATGTTGTTCTAAAGAAGGCGGAGCGTGAAGGATTCCAGTATATCGCATTCAAGACCAATGCAAACTCCATGGTTAGTAGCATCGCAGGAAAGAACTCTATCCTGCATGCCTTGCCTGTTGATGTCATCACCAATGCGTACCACATCTCTATTCAAGAAGCTCAAAACCTTAAAAACAACAGGGGAGAAGAAATTGGCGCATTCCGTCCTAAATTTGCCCAAAGCATCATCCAGAGCCATGTTTGA